The Candidatus Zixiibacteriota bacterium genome includes a window with the following:
- a CDS encoding M20/M25/M40 family metallo-hydrolase, with protein MRSRSLLIALGLLLIGQIVLAGDLYLAGIENPDQLESLKKLAGHAHGMIGERFLVELSADQASQLADNGILAERILSDYSGERLFLVRSTDPERKPLPEGIEAIFSSKEEFLTRPDYAGLERLRRDRFNVYAVGDMETPLFYHPVSIPSPLMDSYPTDTIANLVSQDSLYSYTGRLQAFRTRCVLSDSIGPVMEWLIDKFQEFGYNNVYPDYCSGINQWNGQFTSGYNVVCIKPGRIQPPKYIMVGAHYDSYTWYPVENRENAPGADDNATGTAAVLEMARILKDVELDYSIMFVPFWGEEIGLLGSKYLGQKLLAEGTKVEFVTNMDMIAYTYDAVDSAMINYPASSSNFGLIYKQASERISQLPSYSSSDHLGSDDYALHDLGFQTTGIAEDDINHNNIIHTIHDSTTRLDFPYMTSMVKFIAAGLAVIAKAPESPAFTLQDFGDGQRIRIHIGDCNPDYSYSVLYGTASGVYTDTIDIPPQTCTYDLGELTTGQIYHIGLVAVNGEGYSSIRIVEKTMIPRIVPLEPYLISAIPDSLSANITWRKHGELDIKEYHVVRTRNMIDWEVGAICTDTTYHDVDVIPHTITWYKVIAVDSALNQSDSSGINQATPATFDWPLLFVDETNDGGITPSEKTQKAFYDSILTELTYTQMNVDTINQN; from the coding sequence TTCTGGTTGAGCTTTCAGCAGATCAGGCATCGCAACTGGCTGACAACGGCATTTTGGCTGAGCGAATATTGTCGGATTATTCCGGGGAGCGCCTCTTTCTGGTCAGGTCAACCGACCCGGAGAGGAAGCCGCTTCCCGAAGGAATCGAAGCGATCTTTTCCTCCAAAGAAGAATTTCTCACCCGACCCGACTATGCCGGTCTGGAACGCCTGCGTCGGGACAGATTCAATGTCTATGCGGTTGGCGATATGGAGACGCCGCTGTTCTATCATCCGGTTTCCATCCCGAGTCCTTTGATGGATAGCTACCCCACCGATACTATCGCAAACTTAGTCAGTCAGGATTCGCTTTATTCTTATACCGGTCGCTTGCAGGCATTCCGGACCCGATGTGTCCTGTCGGACTCGATCGGGCCGGTTATGGAATGGCTGATAGATAAATTCCAGGAATTCGGATACAATAATGTTTATCCCGATTATTGCAGCGGTATCAATCAGTGGAACGGCCAATTCACGAGCGGCTACAATGTAGTTTGCATCAAGCCGGGCCGCATCCAGCCGCCCAAATATATAATGGTCGGCGCCCATTATGACTCCTATACCTGGTATCCGGTCGAAAATCGGGAAAATGCACCGGGCGCCGATGACAACGCCACCGGGACAGCGGCCGTGCTGGAGATGGCGCGCATCCTGAAAGATGTGGAGCTCGATTACTCCATCATGTTTGTCCCCTTCTGGGGTGAGGAAATAGGCCTCCTCGGTTCCAAATATCTTGGCCAGAAGCTTCTGGCCGAAGGGACTAAAGTTGAATTTGTCACCAACATGGACATGATCGCCTATACATACGATGCGGTCGATTCGGCCATGATCAATTATCCTGCCTCTTCGAGTAATTTCGGGCTGATCTATAAGCAAGCGTCCGAGCGCATTTCCCAGCTTCCTTCATATAGTAGTAGTGATCATCTCGGGTCTGATGACTATGCTCTGCATGATTTGGGGTTCCAGACAACGGGCATTGCCGAGGACGACATTAATCACAACAATATCATTCACACCATTCACGATTCGACTACAAGACTCGATTTCCCTTACATGACCAGTATGGTCAAATTCATTGCCGCCGGACTGGCCGTTATCGCCAAAGCCCCCGAATCCCCCGCGTTTACTCTTCAGGACTTCGGCGACGGGCAAAGAATTAGAATTCATATTGGCGACTGCAATCCGGATTATAGCTATTCGGTACTATATGGTACTGCAAGCGGGGTATATACCGACACAATCGATATCCCTCCGCAGACATGCACCTATGATTTGGGGGAGCTGACTACGGGCCAGATTTACCATATCGGTCTGGTTGCCGTCAACGGCGAGGGGTACAGCTCTATCCGAATCGTAGAAAAGACGATGATTCCGAGAATCGTCCCTCTGGAGCCGTATCTCATTTCGGCCATCCCGGATTCGCTCAGCGCCAATATTACCTGGCGCAAACACGGCGAGCTGGACATCAAAGAATATCATGTCGTCAGAACCCGCAATATGATCGATTGGGAGGTGGGGGCCATCTGCACCGATACAACTTATCATGATGTTGATGTCATTCCCCATACAATAACCTGGTACAAGGTAATTGCGGTCGACAGCGCCCTGAATCAATCCGACAGCTCGGGTATCAACCAGGCGACCCCGGCCACTTTCGACTGGCCGCTCCTGTTTGTGGATGAAACGAACGACGGCGGCATCACTCCCAGCGAAAAAACGCAAAAAGCATTTTATGACAGCATCCTGACAGAATTGACCTATACCCAGATGAACGTTGACACTATAAATCAGAATTGA